Below is a genomic region from Henckelia pumila isolate YLH828 chromosome 3, ASM3356847v2, whole genome shotgun sequence.
TCCTTGGCTGTGGACTCCAATTGGGCCTAAACATGTGATGGACCCATTCATGgggtatcaaaaataaaaatatatttttgcctctaaaaaaataaaaatatattttagtttaGTTGAATAAGAGGGACAATGGCTGTAGAGCTGAAAAaacttcatatttttttattttttcccatTAAAGAAAGAAAGGGCCCCCCAATAAAATAAAAGCTACTGCCTTGCCTATGGGATCGGTAATAAGCGTGATTGTGTATTTTTCTTGGTGAATGCATGATTACAGACGAGAACCCAGGAATTAACCCCCCCATGTTTGGTTGTAAAATATTCTTTTTCTTGACAAGTTTATGGCCCGTGAGGCCATGACAGGCATGCTAGCTAGCTTCTTTATGCACAAAAGCCTAAATAACTTTTCTTCAACTGACAAACTGAGAAAAATGAATCACTGCCATATAGAAATCAATTAACTTCCTGCCCCGATCTGCAGATGATTTCATACTACTCAAAATATAGATATTTGAAGGCCAACTCTCaatcataattattaatttttttttttatcttctttGGAGTTCTTGTTGTATCTATTTATCAATGGGAATGAGAAGAGAGAGAGAAGCAGCATTTTTTGCCTTCATTTATCTATCTGTTTGCAGCTCTTCTATGGGTTTGCTCTCTCCCAAAGGTGTTAACTTTGAAGGTAATTAAAATGGCCTCCGAAATTTACATGTTTTGGGTAGATTGAAAAggattttgtttttaaattctTATCTGGGCTGTTGTGCATTTAATCAGTTCAAGCTTTGATGGGGATAAAATCTGCATTGAGGGATCCCCATGGTGTTCTTGAAAACTGGGATGGGGATGCAGTCGATCCATGTAGTTGGACTATGGTCACTTGTTCTTCCGAAAGTCTTGTTATTGGAATGTAAGGCGCAGTTgttctttaatttaatttgcATTTCTTGAGGATTTAGAATCGATTTTATAGGGAGATTGATTACATTTTGCAGAGGTACTCCAAGTCAGAATTTGTCTGGTACTTTATCACCAAGTATTGGGAATTTAACAAATCTTCAGATTATGTAAGTGTAATTGAAGGACTATTTTCTGTCGTCACTAGCTGCTGTTTTTCAAATAAATGTAATGGCCGGAATGGGATTTTTGCAGACTTATGCAGAATAATAACATTACAGGACCTATCCCTACTGAACTTGGACGACTCACAAAACTTCAAACACTCGATCTTTCAAGTAACTTGTTCAACGGCATCATTCCTCCTTGTTTGGGACACTTGAAAAACCTTCAATACATGTGAGTACTTCATCCTCTAAATTTAATCACCATTATATTAATTCGAAATTTCTTGAGTCTCACAAGATTTGTTTCGATGAATCAGGAGGCTCAACAACAACAGTCTATCTGGCGAAATTCCTACGTCACTTGCCAATATGACACAACTTTCTTTACTGTACGTAATTCTCTTCTCTGTCTTTGCCACTTCTCAGGGACTAAAAATTCCTTCTTGTTCCAGGGATTTGTCTTACAATAACTTGAGTGGACCCGTTCCTAGATTCCTTTACAAGACATTCAAGTAATCTATTACCCAaattcatgttttattaaaatgAAAGCAgattgttaattaattaatttaattaattaacttgTGGTGTTTCTGCAGTGTAATTGGGAACCCCTCTATATGTGAGACAGGATCAGAACCACAGTGTAGTGGAATAACATTGATTCCTATGTCTATGGCCTTGAACACCTCCCAAAGTATGCAAGAAACTTCAAATTTCTGATTCTTGTTTCTTCCTTGTGCATGCCATAATATTTATCCTGATGTTGATTTTTATTCTTTCAAGCTGCTGTTACTTCTGCAAAATCAAAACATCGCACTCTCGCCATCGTGTTCGGAACCAGCCTCGGTTGCCTATGTCTGATAATCCTAGGATTTGGGCTGTTTTTGTGGACCAGACACCGGAAAAAGCAACAAGAATTCTTCGATATTAATGGTCTGTATAATATACAAGCTGGTCTTTGTTACTTAAATTGATCACAtctcttgttctttctttttgaACTGATATTATGTGCACACTCGAAATTTTCAGACAGACTACATGAGGAAGTTTCACTAGGAAATTTAAGGAGGTTTCAGTTTAGGGAACTGCAAACTGCTACCAACAATTTTAGTAGTAAAAACATTCTGGGAAAAGGTGGATTTGGAAATGTATATAAAGGATGTCTACTAGATGGAACTGCTGTGGCCGTCAAAAGGCTTAAAGATGGAGGCGCCGCGGGTGGAGAAAGACAATTTCAGACTGAAGTTGAGATGATTAGCCTAGCAGTTCATCGGAATCTCCTCAAATTGTATGGTTTTTGCATGACGCCAACAGAAAAGCTCCTAGTATACCCTTACATGGTGAATGGAAGTGTTGCTTCGCGTCTCAAaggtaaattttcaaatttatcaTAACGCCTTTTGTGTGGACTCTGCTTATGTCGGCAATTTCACCTCAAACAGCGAAACCGGTATTGGACTGGGCCACAAGAAAGCGGATTGCCTTGGGAGCTTCGAGGGGACTTTTGTATCTCCACGAGCAGTGTGATCCGAAGATTATTCACAGAGACGTCAAGGCTGCAAATATACTTCTTGATGACTATTGTGAGGCAGTGGTGGGAGATTTCGGATTGGCGAAGCTTTTGGATCATCAAGATTCGCATGTTACGACTGCTGTACGTGGCACCGTGGGGCATATAGCCCCCGAGTATCTGTCAACTGGCCAATCTTCTGAGAAAACAGATGTGTTTGGATTTGgaatccttcttcttgaactgATCACAGGACAAAGAGCACTAGAGTTCAGCAAATCGGCCAGTCAGAAAGGAGCAGTTCTTGATTGGGTTAGTAACATAGTAAGACACATACCTGCCCACTCAAATTCAAAAGTTCTAACTATGGTTTTCAGGTAAGGAAACTTCATCAAGAAAAGAAGCTAGATACACTGGTTGATAAAGACTTGAAGAACAACTATGACAGAATTGAGCTAGAAGAAATGGTTAAAGTGGCTCTCTTGTGCACTCAGTATCTACCGGGGCTGAGGCCCAAAATGTCTGAAGTGGTTCGTATGCTAGAAGGAGATGGACTTGCTGAGAGATGGGAAGCAGCATCTCAGAGATCATTAGAACCAAACAAGTTTAGAACATTGGAGCTCTCCTCTTCCGAAAGATTTTCGGACCTCACTGATGATTCTTCATTGCTTGCTCAAGCCATGGAGCTCTCTGGTCCGAGGTAAGAAATTTATGCATGGATGAAAAGTTTCAAGGGCTTCTCAAAGGTGAAGTTTTTATACGTGATACGGCTATAAAATTaatgaaagttttttttttttttttaacttcttTATTTGTTATAGCTGCATGGCGAACATCCAATCTTCAATAGTATAGTTTTTCAGAGTTTTGTGTGATGagggactttttttttttttttttttaatttttaaattaagtgATGTGATGGATTAGTTTGAGCTAGGGTGAGGCATCTGATAAGAAGGTTCAAACTACACTAGTGTTAACCTCCtataatcatatatatcatAAGCTGAAACAAATGCAAAATTGCTATGCTATCCTATCCTATCTTCCCAAATCCAATCCATGATGAATTTGTTTTGAAGATTAAATTCGAAATACTCGACATTTATCATTATCAGAAACTACAAGAGATTAGTGAAATCTCTATTATAAATTAACGCCTTGAACCCATGATTTTTCACATCAACTTACATGACTACAATGGCGGAAAGAAGCTCCTCCATTGTTCTCCTAACTCTCCTATGCCTCTCTGCTTTTCTCTCGGCTACTCGTGCCACCCACACCGCCGCCGTGAACAACGGTGCAGTTAAACATGCCAATGAAGAAATGAAACCCGGAAAAGACGTAGACTGTTTCTTTGGCTCACAACCCCCACATTTTCCATTCACCCTTCCCCCGCTGCCCTCTGGTGGTTTCCATTGGCCTCCTCAATTTCCTTTCACCCTCCCGCCGCTACCCGCCGGTGGCTTCAAGCCACCACAATGGCCTCCTCAATTTCCTTTCACCCTCCCGCCGCTACCCGCCGGTGGCTTCAAGCCACCACAATGGCCTCCTCAATTTCCTTTCACCCTCCCGCCGCTACCCGCCGGTGGCTTCAAGCCACCACAATGGCCTCCTCAATTTCCTTTCACTCTCCCGCCGCTACCCGCCGGCGGCTTCAAGCCACCACATTGGCCGCCTTTAACTCTCCCCCCGATGCCTGCCGGTGGCTTCCATATGCCGCCAAACTGGCCATTCCCTGGTCCTTTCTGGCCGCCGCATGGTCACGCTGGAGCTCAAGGTGCTGACAGACATTATGTCCATGCATGAGGCTTGattttcaaagaaaaataacatttcttctttttattgCTTTATTTATTTAGGCTGTGGATTTTAGGTGTTTTTGGCTTTTAGTTAGGATTTGGAAATTAATTTTCTCTttggaataaaaatatttatatcttTGCATTCAGTTACAATTTATTCGAATTATTTCATATTAATACGATTATATCAATATTATCCACAAAGTCCTTTAATTAATCCGACATGGCACAGCTCGAGATCTAAATTTCTAGTGAACCAACTCATTGTCACATCACACATGAAAGATTCAACAGTATGATTTAGTCAAGttctaatattataatatataacttGAGTAATTCATATTGTTGAATCttgtcaaataataataataagggtAATTTGCTTAAAAATACCTAAATAAAGACATGTTTTACTTTagggtccctagtcataaaatgtggtacaaaacaatacaagatttggtacaaaatcatacaagatgtggtacaaattaacaaaaaatgtggtacaaaaaagtggttagggagtgcagagcaaaacatgtttacattggggatttttgagcaatttgcactaataataataattaaagttaaaaaataatgatattattattgtctttcaaattaattttaatctcaacattatcatctaaataaaaaaatagtctTAAAGTTTAAATGCTttcttattatttatatatatatatatattaattaataaattttattataaattagcTTCCATATGTAAtataatgatttaaaaatttgtctAATCTTTTTAGATTCAACATAAAACTAATCTTCAAACTAGAG
It encodes:
- the LOC140886127 gene encoding protein NSP-INTERACTING KINASE 1-like, with the protein product MGMRREREAAFFAFIYLSVCSSSMGLLSPKGVNFEVQALMGIKSALRDPHGVLENWDGDAVDPCSWTMVTCSSESLVIGIGTPSQNLSGTLSPSIGNLTNLQIILMQNNNITGPIPTELGRLTKLQTLDLSSNLFNGIIPPCLGHLKNLQYMRLNNNSLSGEIPTSLANMTQLSLLDLSYNNLSGPVPRFLYKTFNVIGNPSICETGSEPQCSGITLIPMSMALNTSQTAVTSAKSKHRTLAIVFGTSLGCLCLIILGFGLFLWTRHRKKQQEFFDINDRLHEEVSLGNLRRFQFRELQTATNNFSSKNILGKGGFGNVYKGCLLDGTAVAVKRLKDGGAAGGERQFQTEVEMISLAVHRNLLKLYGFCMTPTEKLLVYPYMVNGSVASRLKAKPVLDWATRKRIALGASRGLLYLHEQCDPKIIHRDVKAANILLDDYCEAVVGDFGLAKLLDHQDSHVTTAVRGTVGHIAPEYLSTGQSSEKTDVFGFGILLLELITGQRALEFSKSASQKGAVLDWVRKLHQEKKLDTLVDKDLKNNYDRIELEEMVKVALLCTQYLPGLRPKMSEVVRMLEGDGLAERWEAASQRSLEPNKFRTLELSSSERFSDLTDDSSLLAQAMELSGPRNEKHWR